Proteins encoded by one window of Dreissena polymorpha isolate Duluth1 chromosome 11, UMN_Dpol_1.0, whole genome shotgun sequence:
- the LOC127850652 gene encoding placenta-specific gene 8 protein-like — protein sequence MFNNKSNNNNNDSKQVQGQGYHGYPAYPPQPHGGFPSHVGNPQYGVVAPNYGGNYSAPIINQPTVQSTNVAVNIGGTSYQRPWSTQLCGCMEDVGGCCCALCFFPCFVMTLATRMQEFCFLPFCVPNALLPMRVKIRAENDIEGSICKDCYCTYCCAMLTACQMKRELDNIDKKIPATQL from the exons ATGttcaacaacaaatcaaacaacaacaacaacgattcAAAGCAAGTCCAAGGACAAGGCTACCATGGATACCCGGCTTACCCGCCCCAGCCACACGGCGGGTTTCCGTCGCACGTAGGAAACCCGCAATATGGAGTGGTTGCACCTAATTACGGCGGGAATTATTCTGCTCCGATAATAAACCAG CCGACGGTGCAGTCGACAAATGTGGCTGTTAATATCGGTGGTACGTCTTACCAAAGGCCCTGGTCCACCCAACTGTGCGGCTGTATGGAGGATGTGGGCGGAT GTTGTTGCGCTTTGTGCTTCTTCCCTTGCTTCGTGATGACCCTGGCAACGCGCATGCAGGAATTCTGCTTTCTTCCTTTTTGCGTGCCCAACGCTCTCCTACCCATGAGGGTAAAGATAAGGGCCGAGAACGATATCGAA GGCTCAATCTGCAAGGACTGCTACTGCACGTACTGCTGCGCTATGCTGACGGCGTGCCAGATGAAGAGAGAGCTGGACAACATTGACAAGAAGATTCCCGCAACCCAGCTTTGA